The Synechocystis sp. PCC 7509 genome includes a window with the following:
- the argC gene encoding N-acetyl-gamma-glutamyl-phosphate reductase codes for MGDIRRVSVGIVGASGYGGVQLVRLLMDHPELELTYLGGDSSAGKPFADLYPHLGHLVKRQIEAVDPVEIAERCEVVFLSLPNGLACQIAPTLIEKGCKVLDLSADYRFTNLDTYTSWYGKERSDRAIADKAVYGLPELYRNRIAESQLIGCAGCYPTASLLALSPLLKQGLIVPETAIIDAKSGTSGGGRQAKTNMLLAEADNSIGAYGVGRHRHTPEIEQVCSDLAGQEVTIQFTPHLMPMVRGILATVYATLRDPGLVREDLMTIYTAFYRNSPWVTICESGVYPQTKWACGSNLCYIGIEVDPRTGRAIVMSAIDNLIKGQAGQAIQCLNIMMGWDETLGLPKLGFYP; via the coding sequence ATGGGTGATATAAGGCGCGTATCGGTGGGAATTGTGGGCGCGTCGGGATACGGAGGGGTGCAGCTAGTGCGGCTGTTGATGGATCACCCAGAGTTAGAACTTACCTATTTAGGCGGTGACAGTAGTGCAGGCAAACCCTTTGCCGATTTGTATCCACATTTAGGACATTTAGTTAAACGACAAATTGAGGCAGTAGATCCAGTAGAAATCGCCGAACGCTGTGAAGTAGTATTTTTATCATTGCCAAATGGTTTGGCGTGTCAAATAGCACCGACATTGATAGAAAAAGGCTGTAAAGTGCTAGATTTATCGGCAGATTATCGGTTTACAAACTTAGACACCTATACATCTTGGTATGGGAAAGAGAGAAGCGATCGCGCGATCGCCGATAAAGCCGTTTATGGCTTACCAGAATTGTACCGAAATCGGATTGCCGAAAGTCAATTAATTGGATGTGCGGGGTGCTATCCGACAGCGAGTTTATTGGCACTTTCACCATTACTCAAACAAGGCTTAATCGTGCCAGAAACCGCGATTATAGATGCAAAATCGGGGACATCGGGGGGAGGGAGACAAGCCAAGACGAATATGTTATTAGCCGAAGCCGATAACTCGATAGGAGCTTACGGAGTTGGTCGTCATCGACACACCCCAGAAATAGAGCAAGTTTGCAGCGATTTAGCTGGACAAGAAGTAACAATTCAATTTACACCGCATTTAATGCCAATGGTGAGGGGAATATTGGCAACAGTGTATGCAACCTTAAGAGATCCGGGATTAGTGAGAGAAGATTTGATGACAATTTACACAGCATTTTACCGTAACTCCCCGTGGGTGACAATCTGTGAAAGCGGAGTATATCCACAGACAAAATGGGCGTGTGGCAGCAACCTATGTTACATCGGCATTGAAGTAGACCCGCGTACAGGGAGAGCGATCGTCATGTCTGCCATAGATAACTTAATCAAAGGACAAGCAGGGCAAGCGATTCAGTGCTTAAACATTATGATGGGCTGGGATGAAACATTAGGATTACCCAAACTAGGATTTTACCCCTAG
- the gloA gene encoding lactoylglutathione lyase, with protein MRLLHTMLRVGNLDASLKFYCELLGMKLLRQKDYPGGEFTLAFVGYGDESDHSVIELTHNWGQDKYDLGNAYGHIALGVDDIYSTCEQIKAQGGKVVREPGPMKHGSTVIAFVEDPDGYKVELIQLGTQGTKQASSAQMVANN; from the coding sequence ATGCGATTACTACACACAATGCTCCGCGTGGGCAACTTAGACGCTTCCTTAAAGTTCTACTGCGAACTCTTAGGAATGAAGTTATTGCGCCAAAAAGATTACCCAGGGGGCGAATTTACCCTAGCTTTTGTTGGCTACGGCGATGAATCTGACCATAGCGTCATTGAGCTAACCCACAATTGGGGTCAAGATAAGTACGATTTAGGCAATGCTTACGGACATATCGCCTTGGGAGTGGATGATATTTACAGCACCTGCGAACAAATTAAAGCGCAAGGCGGTAAAGTAGTCCGCGAACCTGGCCCAATGAAACATGGTTCAACGGTGATTGCTTTTGTGGAAGATCCAGACGGGTACAAAGTAGAGCTAATTCAATTAGGTACTCAAGGAACTAAACAAGCATCTTCCGCTCAAATGGTTGCCAATAACTAG
- a CDS encoding cupin domain-containing protein has translation MWLCLPHYFSRKRLGNAALLQNFGVNLVELAPGSASALRHWHDKQDEFIYVLAGEITLVTDEGEKALTVGDCAGFPAGVVNGHCLINRSQEIVTYLEIGDRTSDDQVTYPDDDLIAEHSASGWIFKHKDGKLY, from the coding sequence GTGTGGCTCTGCCTCCCGCATTATTTTTCAAGAAAGCGTTTGGGTAATGCGGCGCTGTTGCAAAATTTTGGGGTAAATTTAGTGGAACTTGCTCCTGGAAGTGCGTCAGCGTTGAGACATTGGCACGATAAACAAGATGAATTTATCTATGTTTTAGCCGGGGAAATTACGCTAGTAACGGATGAGGGAGAGAAAGCTTTAACTGTAGGCGATTGTGCTGGGTTTCCTGCCGGGGTTGTTAATGGACATTGTTTAATTAATCGCAGTCAAGAAATTGTTACTTATTTGGAAATAGGCGATCGCACTTCTGACGATCAGGTAACTTATCCTGACGACGATCTAATCGCCGAACATAGTGCTAGCGGCTGGATTTTTAAGCATAAAGATGGAAAGTTATATTAA
- the eno gene encoding phosphopyruvate hydratase codes for MMNTLDTAIDNIVAREILDSRGRPTVEAEVHLVSGVVGVAQVPSGASTGSFEAHELRDDDKSRYGGKGVLKAVQNVNEAIAPQLLDMDVINQELIDRTMIALDGSANKSSLGANAILAVSLASAKAGAEYLGLPLYRYLGGPLANLLPVPLMNVINGGAHASNNVDFQEFMIVPVGASSFREALRWGAEIFAALSQVLDDKGLLTGVGDEGGFAPNLESNQAALELLMMAIAKAGYKPGEQVALALDVAASEFYKNGQYVYDGVPHAPTEFITYLGQLCDSYPIISIEDGLHEDDWSSWQLLTQQIGKKTQLVGDDLFVTNATRLQKGIDQSAANAILIKLNQIGSLTETLETIDLATRNSFRSIISHRSGETEDTTIADLAVATRAGQIKTGSLCRSERVAKYNRLLRIEDQLGSRAIYAGTVGLGAK; via the coding sequence ATGATGAATACACTAGATACTGCTATTGATAACATTGTTGCTAGAGAAATTCTCGACTCACGAGGTCGTCCCACTGTTGAAGCAGAAGTTCACTTAGTTAGCGGTGTTGTGGGGGTTGCTCAAGTCCCCAGTGGGGCATCTACAGGCAGTTTTGAGGCGCACGAATTGCGAGATGATGACAAAAGCCGTTATGGAGGCAAAGGGGTACTCAAGGCGGTGCAGAACGTCAATGAGGCGATCGCGCCCCAATTGCTAGACATGGATGTGATTAATCAAGAATTAATTGATCGCACAATGATCGCCCTTGATGGATCTGCTAATAAATCTTCTTTGGGTGCAAATGCAATTTTGGCGGTTTCTTTAGCCTCAGCTAAGGCTGGTGCGGAGTATCTGGGATTGCCCCTTTACCGCTATCTGGGTGGCCCTTTAGCCAACTTGTTACCTGTACCGTTGATGAATGTGATTAACGGCGGCGCTCATGCTTCTAATAACGTGGATTTTCAAGAGTTTATGATCGTTCCTGTGGGTGCGTCTTCTTTTCGGGAAGCTTTGCGCTGGGGAGCGGAAATTTTTGCGGCTTTAAGTCAGGTTTTAGATGATAAAGGTTTGCTTACGGGGGTTGGCGATGAGGGTGGTTTTGCTCCTAACTTGGAGTCTAATCAGGCGGCTTTAGAACTGCTGATGATGGCGATCGCCAAAGCGGGTTATAAACCAGGGGAACAAGTAGCATTGGCGCTAGATGTGGCGGCTAGTGAGTTTTACAAAAATGGTCAATATGTATACGATGGTGTACCCCACGCGCCAACGGAATTTATTACTTATTTAGGGCAATTATGCGACTCTTATCCGATAATTTCTATTGAGGATGGTTTGCATGAAGATGATTGGAGTAGTTGGCAGCTTCTTACTCAACAAATCGGTAAGAAAACTCAGCTAGTAGGCGATGATTTGTTTGTAACTAATGCTACTCGTCTACAAAAAGGTATTGACCAATCCGCCGCTAATGCAATTCTAATTAAGCTCAATCAAATTGGTTCTTTGACTGAAACTTTGGAAACGATAGATTTAGCTACCCGCAATAGTTTCCGCTCTATTATCAGCCATCGGTCAGGGGAAACGGAAGATACAACGATCGCGGATCTAGCTGTGGCTACTCGCGCTGGACAAATTAAAACGGGTTCTTTGTGTCGCAGCGAAAGAGTTGCTAAATATAACCGTTTGCTTCGTATTGAGGATCAGTTGGGAAGTCGCGCTATCTATGCGGGGACTGTTGGTTTGGGAGCTAAATAA
- a CDS encoding iron uptake porin has translation MNFPTQFFKTKLGTGWVIINYSILFLAFPVQAQKSVDLDSTQIAQITSVDELSDVEPTNWAYLALASIIQRYGAISGYPDGTFRGNRSLSRYEFAAALQGVLEQINNGTFVNQEDLVTLRRLELEYRLPLNQLRTRLNDIDSRVTNLETNQFSVTSKLQGEIIFAFTEGRKANPTVVARTRLNFITSFTPNSRLIIQLESGNNGGDATSSVQNPSPNLLGTTGLLADGGGLEYGQVSSDVQLRRLYYTFRPQKDLEVTVGAKMPAEDFIDRNRYANDESSDFSSSFFLNNPLIIQNQIDRPGGAGAALAWNIGGGDFTLRSLYIAANSNTASGKGGLFGEVNSGTVELEYAPRSNFALRLQYTKALIDNTDISAFGINGEYAVNRTTAFFGRFGIGNYDGFNTAISQNLDLQPHTWAVGISWRDLVIPGTLTGIAIGQPFVEADLGDATQTNFEAFYKLQLSDNLSVSPIVQLIDNANNDSANGITWQATLRTSFAF, from the coding sequence ATGAATTTTCCAACCCAATTTTTTAAAACTAAGCTGGGAACTGGTTGGGTAATAATAAACTACTCAATTTTGTTTTTAGCTTTTCCTGTACAAGCTCAAAAGTCTGTAGATTTGGATTCCACCCAAATTGCTCAAATAACTTCTGTAGATGAACTGAGCGATGTTGAGCCGACAAATTGGGCATATCTTGCCTTAGCCTCGATTATTCAACGCTACGGGGCTATTTCTGGCTATCCTGACGGTACTTTTAGAGGAAATCGCTCTCTAAGCCGTTACGAGTTCGCGGCGGCGCTTCAAGGCGTGTTAGAGCAAATTAATAATGGCACTTTTGTCAATCAAGAAGACCTAGTAACTTTGCGACGGTTAGAACTAGAATACCGTTTACCTCTAAATCAACTTCGCACTCGCTTGAATGATATTGATAGTCGCGTTACAAATTTAGAAACTAATCAGTTTTCTGTTACCAGCAAACTGCAAGGAGAGATAATTTTTGCCTTTACTGAAGGGAGGAAAGCAAACCCAACGGTTGTTGCTCGCACGCGCTTAAATTTTATAACAAGTTTTACCCCCAATAGCCGCCTCATTATTCAGCTTGAATCTGGCAACAATGGCGGCGATGCGACTTCCTCTGTCCAAAATCCATCGCCAAATCTTCTAGGTACTACAGGCTTATTAGCCGATGGCGGAGGCTTAGAATACGGACAAGTTAGTAGCGATGTCCAATTAAGGCGTTTGTACTACACCTTTCGTCCTCAAAAAGATTTAGAAGTAACCGTTGGGGCAAAAATGCCCGCCGAAGATTTTATCGATCGCAATCGCTACGCCAACGACGAATCTAGCGACTTTAGCTCTAGCTTTTTTCTCAACAACCCCCTTATCATTCAAAACCAAATTGACCGCCCTGGGGGTGCGGGAGCGGCGTTAGCTTGGAATATTGGCGGCGGTGATTTTACCCTAAGAAGTCTCTATATTGCGGCTAATAGCAATACAGCTAGTGGTAAAGGGGGATTATTTGGCGAAGTCAATTCCGGCACTGTAGAACTAGAATACGCACCCCGATCTAACTTTGCTCTGCGTTTGCAATACACCAAAGCCTTAATTGACAACACCGATATTTCAGCTTTTGGCATTAACGGCGAGTACGCTGTTAACCGCACTACAGCATTTTTTGGTCGGTTTGGGATTGGTAATTACGATGGGTTCAACACCGCAATTTCCCAAAACCTAGATTTGCAGCCTCATACTTGGGCAGTAGGAATATCTTGGCGAGACTTGGTGATCCCCGGAACTTTAACCGGAATTGCGATCGGACAACCCTTTGTAGAGGCGGATTTGGGCGATGCTACTCAAACCAATTTTGAGGCGTTTTATAAACTGCAACTGAGCGATAATCTTAGTGTCAGCCCCATTGTGCAGCTAATTGACAATGCCAATAATGACAGTGCTAACGGTATTACATGGCAAGCTACATTAAGGACGAGTTTCGCATTTTAA
- a CDS encoding bifunctional folylpolyglutamate synthase/dihydrofolate synthase, protein MNIDSILQPFQRFGVHLGLERIERLLDRLGNPHQQVPIIHVAGTNGKGSVCAYLSSILTQAGYKVGRYTSPHLVDWNERICLNEQPISLETLQNLLSQVQNAIDPTTEIPTQFEIITAAAWLYFAQSHVDIAIIEVGLGGRLDATNLCDRPLVSVITSISREHWQQLGSTLAEIATEKAGIIKPGCPVVVGQLPLEAENVVRSRITKLDCPAVWVEPATELLIDGQRGAIYQNIKYPLPLLGEIQLSNSAIAIATIQLLQQNGWQITPEAIASGMKKTRWLGRLQWVKYEDFSLLIDGAHNPAAAQALRQYTDTLAAPVTWVMGMLSTKDHKEIFAALLRSQDSLHLVPVPDHSSADPLDLALLARNICPKLANCQTHDDLFAALKVVQGDRLVILCGSLYLVGHFLKTFPSS, encoded by the coding sequence GTGAATATTGACTCTATACTGCAACCATTTCAAAGGTTTGGCGTTCATCTTGGTTTAGAGAGAATCGAGAGACTTTTAGATAGATTGGGCAATCCACACCAGCAAGTCCCGATAATTCACGTAGCGGGAACTAATGGTAAAGGTTCGGTTTGTGCCTATTTATCCTCAATTTTGACTCAAGCAGGCTACAAGGTAGGACGCTATACATCGCCGCATTTGGTTGATTGGAACGAGCGGATTTGTTTAAACGAGCAACCTATCTCTTTAGAAACGCTGCAAAACTTACTATCACAAGTTCAAAACGCTATCGATCCCACCACCGAAATACCCACCCAATTTGAAATAATTACGGCGGCGGCTTGGTTATATTTTGCTCAAAGCCATGTAGATATCGCCATTATAGAAGTAGGTTTAGGAGGACGACTGGATGCGACAAATCTATGCGATCGCCCTCTTGTTTCAGTTATTACATCCATTAGCCGCGAACATTGGCAGCAATTAGGTTCAACTTTGGCAGAAATTGCTACAGAAAAGGCGGGAATTATTAAGCCTGGTTGTCCGGTGGTAGTAGGACAATTACCATTAGAGGCGGAAAATGTAGTGCGATCGCGCATTACTAAACTAGATTGTCCGGCTGTTTGGGTAGAACCTGCTACAGAGTTACTAATTGACGGTCAAAGAGGGGCAATTTATCAAAATATAAAATATCCTTTGCCTCTACTTGGAGAAATCCAGTTGAGTAACTCAGCTATTGCTATTGCGACTATCCAACTATTGCAACAAAATGGCTGGCAAATTACCCCAGAAGCGATCGCTTCGGGAATGAAGAAAACTCGCTGGCTTGGTCGCCTTCAGTGGGTAAAGTATGAAGACTTTTCTTTATTAATTGATGGCGCTCATAACCCGGCGGCGGCTCAAGCTTTACGTCAATACACAGACACCTTAGCTGCCCCTGTAACGTGGGTAATGGGGATGTTGTCTACCAAAGACCATAAAGAGATTTTTGCCGCCTTGCTGCGTTCGCAAGATAGCTTACACTTAGTCCCTGTGCCTGACCATAGCAGCGCCGATCCATTGGATTTAGCATTATTGGCTCGAAATATTTGTCCCAAATTAGCTAATTGCCAGACTCATGATGATTTGTTTGCTGCTCTAAAAGTAGTACAGGGCGATCGCCTAGTTATTTTGTGTGGTTCGCTATATTTAGTGGGGCATTTTTTAAAAACTTTTCCATCTTCATAA
- the cobS gene encoding adenosylcobinamide-GDP ribazoletransferase — MQINQHCSWKQLSLEMMGAVTFYTCIPLPINNLEFRRVAYFAPLIGLMIGGILGLIDRGLHLIGMPLLTSSALVVGFWILLTGGLHLDGVMDAADGLAVQNPQKRLEVMVDSATGAFGAMAAIALLLLKTAALADLHSPHWLGLIVVCGWGRWGQQIAIAFYPYLKPTGKGKFHKDAITSYWDLLPGLILLLSVSAIAVLFDKTLLKLALFTVVGGSAIAFSTGAWFYHWLGGHTGDTYGAVVEWTEAFLLCLLTVG; from the coding sequence ATGCAAATTAATCAACATTGCTCGTGGAAACAATTGAGCTTAGAAATGATGGGAGCAGTTACTTTTTATACTTGCATTCCCTTACCTATCAATAATTTAGAATTTCGGCGCGTCGCTTATTTTGCGCCGCTAATTGGGCTAATGATTGGCGGGATTTTAGGGCTAATCGATCGGGGATTGCACTTAATTGGTATGCCCTTATTGACCAGTAGCGCCTTAGTCGTGGGTTTTTGGATCTTGCTCACGGGAGGACTGCATTTAGACGGGGTAATGGATGCCGCCGATGGACTTGCCGTACAAAATCCACAAAAACGGCTGGAGGTGATGGTAGATAGTGCTACGGGGGCTTTTGGGGCAATGGCAGCGATCGCCCTATTACTACTTAAAACTGCGGCTTTAGCAGACTTACACAGCCCGCACTGGCTAGGATTAATAGTGGTTTGTGGCTGGGGAAGATGGGGACAACAAATAGCGATCGCCTTTTATCCTTATCTTAAGCCTACAGGCAAAGGCAAGTTTCACAAGGACGCTATTACTTCTTACTGGGATCTATTGCCAGGATTGATATTATTACTAAGTGTAAGTGCCATAGCAGTTTTGTTTGATAAAACTCTCCTCAAATTGGCTTTATTTACCGTAGTTGGAGGAAGTGCGATCGCCTTTTCAACAGGTGCATGGTTCTATCACTGGCTAGGGGGTCATACTGGAGACACCTATGGGGCAGTAGTAGAATGGACAGAAGCTTTCTTACTGTGCTTATTGACTGTAGGTTAA
- the ribBA gene encoding bifunctional 3,4-dihydroxy-2-butanone-4-phosphate synthase/GTP cyclohydrolase II, translating to MLVVVDDESRENEGDLICAAQFATPDTINFMAVEARGLICLAMTGERLDELDLPLMVTNNTDSNQTAFTVSIDASPALGVTTGISAEDRARTIQVTINSTTKPSDLRRPGHIFPLRAREGGVLKRAGHTEAGVDLPQLAGLYPAGVICEIQNSDGSMARLPQLVEYAKVHKLKIISIADLISHRLKYERFVRRETVTKLPTQFGQFNIYAYRNTLDNSEHVAVVKGELEDFANKTVMVRMHSECLTGDALGSLRCDCRMQLQAALKMIENAGLGVVVYLKQEGRGIGLINKLKAYSLQDMGLDTVEANERLGFPADLRNYGVGAQILNDLGVEKIRLITNNPRKIAGLKGYGLEVTDRLPLLIEATDYNSMYLATKAEKLGHMLLQTYLVTVALHWKDEPLSVTERYDRLEKLRNLAHTSELLLQEEARPVAIALFSEPSITVHLGFDQAHIAAIDWYKNPDHPYVKAIAQILDDLASWTFLAKFEFLVSPGIDPLTSLQVKLDRQVLSTDKPPSAICSQLETQKIYCYGC from the coding sequence ATGCTGGTGGTGGTGGATGATGAGAGCCGGGAAAATGAGGGAGACTTAATTTGTGCCGCTCAATTCGCCACGCCCGATACAATTAATTTTATGGCAGTAGAGGCGCGGGGATTGATTTGTTTAGCCATGACTGGCGAAAGATTAGATGAGCTAGATTTGCCTTTGATGGTGACAAATAACACCGATAGCAATCAAACAGCTTTTACGGTCAGTATTGATGCTTCTCCAGCTTTGGGCGTAACTACAGGTATATCTGCCGAAGATCGCGCCCGGACTATTCAAGTTACGATAAATTCCACTACAAAACCTAGCGATTTACGCCGTCCTGGTCATATTTTCCCGCTCCGAGCGCGAGAAGGCGGAGTTTTAAAACGCGCTGGACATACTGAAGCTGGGGTCGATTTACCGCAATTAGCAGGGTTGTATCCCGCCGGGGTAATTTGTGAAATTCAAAACTCTGATGGCTCAATGGCGCGTCTACCTCAATTAGTTGAGTATGCCAAAGTTCATAAATTAAAAATTATTAGTATTGCAGACTTGATTAGTCATCGTCTCAAATACGAGCGGTTTGTCCGCCGCGAAACTGTAACAAAATTACCTACGCAATTTGGACAGTTTAATATCTATGCTTACCGCAATACCCTAGATAATTCCGAACACGTAGCTGTCGTTAAAGGTGAACTTGAAGACTTTGCTAACAAAACTGTCATGGTGCGGATGCACTCGGAATGTTTGACAGGGGATGCTTTAGGCTCTTTGCGTTGCGATTGTCGAATGCAGTTGCAAGCAGCATTAAAAATGATTGAAAATGCCGGACTTGGTGTTGTAGTTTATTTAAAGCAAGAAGGACGCGGTATTGGACTAATTAATAAGCTAAAAGCCTACTCTTTGCAAGATATGGGTTTAGATACGGTGGAAGCTAACGAACGCTTGGGTTTTCCCGCCGATCTGCGTAATTATGGCGTAGGAGCGCAAATTTTAAACGATTTGGGCGTAGAAAAAATCCGCTTAATTACCAATAATCCCCGCAAAATTGCCGGGTTGAAAGGCTACGGATTGGAAGTAACTGACAGATTACCTTTATTAATCGAAGCCACTGATTACAACTCGATGTATTTGGCTACAAAGGCAGAAAAGTTAGGTCATATGCTATTGCAGACTTACTTAGTTACTGTTGCTTTGCACTGGAAAGATGAGCCATTATCGGTAACAGAACGCTACGATCGCTTAGAGAAATTACGCAATCTAGCACACACATCTGAATTATTATTGCAAGAAGAAGCACGACCTGTGGCGATCGCTTTATTTAGCGAACCCTCAATAACTGTACATTTAGGCTTCGATCAGGCGCACATTGCGGCTATTGATTGGTACAAAAACCCCGATCATCCCTATGTAAAAGCGATCGCCCAAATTTTAGACGATCTCGCTAGCTGGACATTTTTAGCAAAATTCGAGTTTTTAGTTTCTCCTGGAATCGATCCTTTAACCAGCTTGCAGGTTAAGTTAGATCGTCAGGTATTAAGTACAGATAAGCCGCCATCCGCCATTTGCAGCCAGCTAGAAACCCAAAAAATTTATTGCTACGGCTGTTAA
- a CDS encoding PPC domain-containing protein: MIGSSCVFRLKHLSIIPPILLTLGMGGGYSAVAQSKLYNPVALPPSNEIADKLTESDIPTGLGGFARDYLVKLNKGDNVAIDLTSDSFDAMVTLLSTDGTTLSENDDGPDGTTNALLFTRVTTTGTYVVRVRAFGETGVGNFKLKVTRLRPS, translated from the coding sequence ATGATTGGCAGTTCTTGTGTATTTAGGTTAAAGCATCTATCGATAATTCCTCCAATATTACTAACACTAGGTATGGGTGGAGGGTATAGCGCGGTAGCTCAAAGCAAGTTATATAATCCTGTGGCTTTACCTCCTAGTAATGAAATTGCCGACAAGCTGACAGAAAGTGATATTCCCACAGGACTTGGAGGCTTTGCCCGCGACTACTTAGTAAAGCTCAATAAAGGTGACAATGTAGCTATCGATTTAACTTCTGATAGTTTTGATGCGATGGTAACGCTGCTATCGACTGATGGGACAACGCTTTCCGAAAATGACGATGGGCCAGACGGTACTACTAATGCTTTATTATTTACCCGTGTTACTACTACAGGAACTTATGTTGTGCGCGTTCGTGCTTTTGGCGAAACGGGGGTAGGAAATTTTAAGCTAAAAGTTACTCGCCTGCGCCCGTCTTGA
- a CDS encoding glycosyltransferase family 4 protein: MKIAFITFEYPPDTADGGIATYVKQAVNMLQLRGNQVEVFAASRQRSGSETESNGAVIHRIKHENLRVDFAQPIAQVFARRHREIGFDVLEGPDYGADSRFAVQLVPDIPLVIKLHTPYALIAQFNKPSLRQTLRRKLNFYRRGISPFIDIERVHALAADEIASPSQAIGNKLIDLWKLDPNKVNVFPYPYIPAPESLTIPVDTLTNTVSFIGRLEIRKGVIDLAKAIPIILAKHPQTKFRFVGSTQKSPNPQQSMLEYLQELLQPYLKSIEFTGQIPPEQIPSALSVTDICVFPSIWESFGFVCLEGMSAGRGVVGSNSGGMAEIISSNEFGRLVPPESPQKIASAVIELLDDPKLRQQLGSAARARVMEQYNIDRIGSLQEESYRRAIARKKAKV; the protein is encoded by the coding sequence ATGAAAATTGCTTTTATAACTTTTGAATACCCCCCAGATACTGCCGATGGCGGTATTGCTACCTACGTAAAACAAGCGGTAAATATGCTGCAACTGCGGGGAAATCAAGTAGAAGTTTTTGCCGCTAGTCGCCAGCGTTCGGGAAGCGAAACCGAGTCTAATGGTGCAGTAATACACCGGATCAAACATGAGAATTTAAGAGTAGATTTTGCCCAGCCGATTGCTCAAGTATTTGCCCGTCGTCATCGAGAAATTGGGTTTGATGTTTTAGAAGGGCCAGACTATGGTGCTGATAGCCGATTTGCCGTACAACTTGTTCCCGATATACCTTTAGTAATTAAACTCCATACGCCCTACGCGCTGATCGCTCAGTTTAATAAGCCTAGTTTGCGGCAAACTTTGAGGAGAAAACTTAATTTTTATCGTCGAGGTATTAGTCCCTTTATTGATATTGAGCGCGTCCATGCTTTAGCCGCCGACGAAATTGCCTCCCCTTCCCAAGCTATAGGCAATAAACTAATTGATCTATGGAAACTAGATCCAAACAAGGTAAATGTATTTCCTTATCCTTACATTCCAGCCCCTGAATCATTAACTATTCCTGTGGATACTCTGACTAATACCGTTAGCTTTATTGGCAGGCTAGAGATCAGAAAAGGTGTGATTGATTTAGCAAAAGCAATACCAATAATTTTAGCGAAGCATCCTCAAACCAAGTTTCGTTTTGTTGGTTCTACTCAAAAGTCGCCAAATCCTCAACAAAGTATGTTGGAATATTTGCAAGAGTTGTTGCAGCCATACCTCAAATCAATAGAATTTACTGGACAAATACCGCCAGAGCAAATCCCCTCAGCTTTAAGCGTTACGGATATATGTGTTTTTCCTAGTATTTGGGAAAGTTTTGGTTTCGTTTGCTTAGAAGGAATGTCCGCAGGTCGGGGGGTTGTAGGCAGCAATTCCGGGGGAATGGCAGAAATTATTAGTTCTAACGAGTTTGGGCGGCTAGTACCGCCGGAAAGCCCCCAAAAGATTGCTAGTGCGGTCATAGAATTATTAGACGATCCTAAATTACGTCAGCAATTAGGCTCTGCTGCCCGCGCTAGAGTGATGGAACAATACAACATCGATCGCATCGGCAGTTTGCAAGAGGAAAGTTATCGCCGCGCGATCGCCCGAAAAAAAGCTAAGGTTTAA
- a CDS encoding ComF family protein, whose product MSRWTRNIQGLLNLFLESRCPLCDRSTNTEFCLDCTRQLQRCQLTHPQQSEQQPLPIFVWGSYQGTLKRAISSLKYENQPQIAHPLGIWLAKSWLTSPLATSQVIVVPIPLHANRQKQRGYNQAALIAESFCSCTGLKLQKSGLMRQKATEAQFNLSPQQREQNLNGAFELGIDFCYHRPKMPVLLVDDIYTTGATARVAAQTLQKQGIAVCGMVAIATSQGHN is encoded by the coding sequence ATGTCACGATGGACTAGAAATATTCAAGGATTATTAAACTTATTTTTAGAGTCTCGCTGTCCGTTATGCGATCGCTCAACTAATACAGAATTTTGCCTAGACTGTACTAGGCAACTGCAACGTTGTCAATTGACGCATCCTCAACAGAGCGAACAGCAACCATTACCAATATTTGTTTGGGGAAGTTATCAAGGTACGCTCAAACGGGCTATTTCATCCCTCAAATACGAAAATCAACCACAAATAGCTCACCCTTTAGGAATTTGGTTAGCCAAGTCTTGGTTAACTTCGCCTTTGGCGACAAGTCAAGTAATCGTTGTCCCAATTCCTCTACACGCCAACCGCCAAAAACAACGAGGCTACAATCAAGCAGCGCTAATAGCTGAAAGTTTTTGCAGTTGTACAGGTTTAAAATTGCAAAAATCAGGTTTAATGCGCCAAAAAGCTACAGAAGCACAATTTAATTTATCTCCCCAGCAGCGTGAACAAAACTTAAATGGGGCTTTTGAATTGGGAATAGATTTTTGTTACCACCGCCCAAAAATGCCTGTGTTATTAGTAGATGATATTTACACAACGGGAGCAACAGCAAGGGTTGCAGCGCAAACATTACAAAAACAAGGAATTGCTGTATGTGGGATGGTAGCGATCGCCACAAGCCAAGGGCATAATTAA